The following are from one region of the Fusobacterium perfoetens genome:
- the rpoD gene encoding RNA polymerase sigma factor RpoD, with protein MEGLKELITNEKVLALLRKAIQDKVITYEEINRELKDELSVEKIQQLIEGMIDQGIEIIKEEEMVARKNKKADSSKSKKAEKDPLDYGNYDDFAGKNILDEDDFGDLDDLDFHDFDDMDLDDFDDYSKEDFSDDDYYSGMMSNEMGVDEPIKMYLREIGQIPLLSHAEELDYAKRAYEGDEYAAQQLVEANLRLVVSIAKKHTNRGLKLLDLIQEGNIGLMKAVDKFEYTKGYKFSTYATWWIRQAITRAIADQGRTIRIPVHMIETINKIKKEARVYLQETGRDATPDIIAKRLNLEVEKVKAIQEMNQDPISLETPVGSEEDSELGDFVEDNKMLNPYEETNRVLLKEQLNEVLNTLNNREKQVLRYRYGLEDGAPKTLEEVGKIFKVTRERIRQIEVKALRKLRHPSRRKKLEDFKQK; from the coding sequence ATGGAAGGATTAAAAGAATTAATAACAAATGAAAAAGTTCTTGCCTTACTTCGTAAAGCTATACAAGACAAAGTGATTACTTATGAAGAAATCAATAGGGAATTAAAAGATGAGCTTTCTGTTGAAAAAATACAGCAACTAATAGAAGGTATGATTGACCAAGGTATTGAGATAATAAAAGAAGAAGAAATGGTTGCTAGAAAAAACAAAAAAGCTGACTCTTCAAAATCTAAAAAAGCTGAAAAAGACCCATTAGATTATGGAAACTATGATGATTTTGCTGGAAAAAATATATTAGACGAAGATGATTTTGGAGATTTGGATGATTTAGATTTCCATGACTTTGATGATATGGATTTAGATGACTTTGATGATTATTCAAAAGAAGATTTTTCAGATGATGATTATTATAGTGGAATGATGTCAAATGAGATGGGAGTAGATGAGCCTATAAAAATGTACTTAAGAGAGATAGGACAAATTCCATTACTTAGTCACGCAGAAGAATTAGATTATGCAAAAAGAGCTTACGAAGGTGACGAGTATGCAGCACAACAACTTGTTGAGGCAAACTTAAGACTAGTAGTAAGTATTGCAAAAAAACATACAAATAGAGGTTTAAAACTTCTTGATCTTATTCAAGAAGGAAATATCGGACTTATGAAAGCTGTTGATAAGTTTGAATATACAAAAGGATATAAATTTTCTACGTATGCAACTTGGTGGATAAGACAAGCAATAACAAGAGCTATTGCTGACCAAGGTAGAACTATTAGAATACCAGTTCATATGATAGAAACAATTAATAAAATCAAAAAAGAAGCTAGAGTATATCTTCAAGAAACAGGAAGAGATGCTACTCCAGATATAATTGCAAAAAGATTAAATCTAGAAGTTGAAAAAGTAAAAGCTATCCAAGAGATGAACCAAGATCCAATCTCTCTTGAAACTCCAGTTGGAAGTGAAGAGGATAGTGAATTAGGAGATTTCGTAGAGGATAACAAAATGTTAAATCCTTATGAAGAAACTAATAGAGTTTTATTAAAAGAGCAACTTAACGAAGTTTTAAATACTTTAAATAATAGAGAGAAACAAGTTTTAAGATACAGATATGGTCTTGAAGATGGAGCTCCAAAAACATTAGAAGAAGTTGGAAAAATATTTAAAGTTACAAGAGAAAGAATAAGACAAATAGAAGTGAAAGCTCTTAGAAAATTAAGACACCCTAGCAGAAGAAAAAAATTAGAAGATTTTAAACAAAAATAA
- the dnaG gene encoding DNA primase — protein sequence MKYRSEDIENLLSHLRIEEVVGDEIELKKSGANYKGLCPFHPDTTPSFSVSPTKNICKCFVCGAGGNAIKFYSMYHKISYEEAVGELAKKYNVPIKAYENKNFRQKEENEKYYKIMEEAHNYYQENIFENQGRIALEYLNKRGVSPKVIRENQLGYALSEWSGLFDHLIKKGFQKDDIVELGLAKNGEKGIYDAFRNRIMFPIYSVSGRIIAFGGRTLESSKEIPKYINSPDTPIFKKGKNLYGIKDKGSILKKKNYSLLMEGYMDVLSAHSYGFDVALASLGTAFTYEQGELLKKYTNNVIMSLDMDSAGQMATERTALILKNLGFNIRVLKLENAKDPDEYLKTFGKEAFLKCVKNSLEIFDFLYELYSKEYDLSNIMSKEKFIARFKEFFKNVESILERSLYLDKLAKYTNLDKNLLKETLIDNNVYKKVEEKIEIFSKKEKEKQAEHSILEEMTIELIFSQIDFFKYFFDKTLESSFSKKIFYFFENLEEGKELSMELMEFIKQEEFTESERDKILTLMFRSTEYSDEKKRQELLKEIYKSWFLKEIKTLEGESKDLLLTFKLKKLEMELGSEISFVELVEKYKKFRGILSENNIL from the coding sequence ATAGGTCAGAGGACATAGAAAATTTATTAAGCCATTTGAGAATAGAAGAAGTTGTTGGAGATGAGATTGAACTAAAAAAATCAGGAGCTAATTATAAAGGGCTTTGTCCATTTCATCCAGATACTACTCCTTCATTTTCAGTTAGCCCTACAAAAAATATTTGTAAATGTTTTGTGTGTGGTGCTGGTGGAAATGCAATAAAATTTTATTCTATGTATCACAAAATTTCCTACGAAGAAGCAGTGGGAGAACTGGCAAAAAAATATAATGTCCCAATAAAAGCTTATGAAAATAAAAATTTTAGGCAAAAAGAAGAAAATGAAAAATATTATAAGATAATGGAAGAAGCTCACAATTATTATCAAGAGAATATTTTTGAAAATCAAGGAAGAATCGCTTTAGAATATCTTAATAAAAGAGGTGTTTCTCCTAAGGTTATAAGAGAAAATCAACTTGGTTATGCTCTAAGTGAGTGGAGTGGATTATTTGATCACCTTATAAAAAAAGGTTTTCAAAAAGATGATATTGTGGAGTTAGGACTTGCTAAAAATGGAGAAAAAGGGATTTATGATGCTTTTAGAAATAGGATAATGTTTCCTATATATTCTGTAAGTGGAAGAATAATTGCTTTTGGAGGAAGAACTTTAGAAAGTAGTAAAGAGATTCCTAAATATATAAACTCCCCAGATACTCCTATTTTCAAAAAAGGAAAAAATCTTTATGGAATAAAAGATAAAGGAAGTATATTAAAAAAGAAAAATTATTCTTTGTTGATGGAAGGATATATGGATGTTCTCTCAGCTCATAGTTATGGATTTGATGTGGCACTAGCTTCACTTGGAACTGCTTTTACCTATGAACAGGGAGAGTTGCTAAAAAAATATACAAATAATGTTATTATGTCTTTAGATATGGATAGTGCTGGTCAGATGGCAACAGAGAGGACAGCACTTATTCTTAAAAATTTAGGATTTAATATAAGGGTATTAAAATTAGAAAATGCTAAAGATCCAGATGAATACTTAAAAACTTTTGGAAAAGAGGCATTTTTAAAGTGTGTAAAAAATTCTTTGGAGATTTTTGATTTTTTATATGAGCTTTACTCAAAGGAATATGATCTTTCAAATATAATGTCTAAAGAAAAATTTATAGCAAGATTTAAAGAATTTTTTAAAAATGTAGAATCAATTTTGGAAAGAAGTTTGTATTTAGATAAATTAGCTAAATACACAAATCTAGATAAAAATCTTTTAAAAGAAACTTTAATTGACAATAATGTTTATAAAAAAGTTGAAGAAAAAATTGAAATTTTTTCAAAAAAAGAAAAGGAAAAACAGGCTGAACACAGTATATTAGAAGAAATGACTATTGAGCTCATTTTTTCTCAGATAGATTTTTTTAAGTATTTTTTTGATAAAACTCTTGAGTCAAGTTTTTCAAAAAAGATATTTTATTTTTTTGAAAATCTAGAAGAGGGAAAAGAGTTATCAATGGAGCTTATGGAATTTATAAAGCAAGAGGAATTTACTGAAAGTGAAAGGGATAAGATTTTAACTCTTATGTTTCGTTCGACAGAATATTCAGATGAAAAGAAACGTCAAGAATTGTTAAAAGAAATCTATAAATCTTGGTTTTTAAAAGAAATAAAAACTTTAGAGGGAGAATCTAAAGATTTACTTTTAACTTTTAAGTTAAAAAAACTAGAAATGGAACTAGGTTCAGAAATAAGTTTTGTAGAATTAGTGGAAAAGTACAAAAAATTTAGGGGGATACTAAGTGAAAATAATATTTTATAA
- a CDS encoding sigma factor, translated as MLLENFEKFVFEKYRDNNEFDEFLKDDLEFDLELERENEFLISQKPVEEMSDENVLDYLEEINLYEPLTEEEYEEFTDNLEDEEAKEKIIVDNFTEIAKIALYFLRDGIEYLELIQEGVMGAVEAINRYSYDNGNIKKYIKIWAGRQMSFYIEERFEQMKQEFLYYFTKTHMDDVEITNEEKEQKIKKLESLSIDDVAFTLSKNEIKAIEYYFGLGLDKRYSIFEIEQEMKLEKNQGEPLFSMALSKISSRDGRMFSL; from the coding sequence ATGTTATTAGAAAATTTTGAGAAGTTTGTGTTTGAAAAGTATAGAGATAATAATGAGTTTGACGAATTTTTAAAAGATGATTTAGAATTTGATTTAGAATTGGAAAGAGAAAATGAATTTTTAATTTCTCAAAAACCTGTTGAAGAAATGAGTGATGAAAATGTTTTAGATTATTTGGAAGAAATAAATCTTTATGAACCTTTGACGGAAGAGGAATATGAAGAATTTACAGATAATTTAGAAGATGAAGAAGCAAAAGAAAAAATAATAGTTGATAATTTCACAGAGATAGCTAAAATAGCTCTTTATTTCTTAAGAGATGGGATAGAATACCTTGAACTTATCCAAGAGGGTGTAATGGGGGCTGTAGAGGCTATAAATAGATATTCATATGATAATGGAAATATAAAAAAATATATAAAAATTTGGGCAGGAAGACAAATGTCTTTTTACATTGAAGAAAGATTTGAACAAATGAAACAAGAATTTTTATATTATTTCACAAAAACTCATATGGACGATGTTGAAATAACGAACGAAGAGAAAGAGCAAAAAATAAAAAAATTAGAAAGTTTATCAATAGATGATGTAGCTTTTACACTTTCAAAAAATGAAATAAAAGCTATTGAATATTATTTTGGATTGGGACTTGATAAAAGATACTCAATATTTGAAATAGAACAAGAGATGAAACTTGAAAAAAATCAAGGAGAACCACTATTTTCAATGGCACTTTCTAAAATTTCATCAAGAGATGGAAGGATGTTTTCTCTATGA
- a CDS encoding Nif3-like dinuclear metal center hexameric protein — translation MILNEIIKVLEKKFPVTNKEEWDNVGLMIGRRQNEIKKIQLSLDVTMEIIDNAVKNGVDLIISHHPIIFSGVKKINSDTIIGEKIIKAIENNIAVYSLHTNLDSTKDGLNDYVGKKLNLIGGKIIDEINENESGIGRVYSLDEKIKFSDFLERIKENFLTNNLRVAGKNLDELLIKKVAIVNGAGSSYWRKAKKMGADLLITGDVKYHEALDAMEEGFCIVDIGHYETEHFFGEIIKKELEEFEGIEIIEFNDIPVFNKI, via the coding sequence ATGATTTTAAATGAAATAATAAAAGTTTTGGAAAAAAAATTTCCTGTGACTAATAAAGAAGAATGGGATAATGTTGGTCTTATGATAGGTAGAAGACAAAATGAAATAAAAAAAATCCAACTTTCTTTAGATGTAACAATGGAAATAATAGATAATGCAGTAAAAAATGGTGTTGATCTGATAATCTCTCATCATCCTATAATTTTTTCGGGAGTAAAAAAAATAAATAGTGATACAATTATTGGAGAAAAAATAATAAAAGCGATAGAAAATAATATTGCAGTATATTCTCTTCATACTAATCTTGATAGTACAAAAGATGGTTTAAATGACTATGTTGGAAAAAAATTAAATCTGATTGGCGGAAAAATTATAGATGAAATAAACGAAAATGAAAGTGGAATAGGACGTGTCTATTCATTAGATGAAAAAATAAAGTTTAGTGATTTTCTGGAAAGGATAAAAGAAAATTTTTTAACTAACAATTTAAGAGTGGCAGGAAAAAATCTAGATGAACTTTTAATAAAAAAAGTTGCTATAGTAAATGGTGCTGGAAGTAGTTATTGGAGAAAGGCTAAAAAAATGGGAGCAGATCTTCTTATAACTGGAGATGTGAAATATCACGAAGCTTTAGATGCTATGGAAGAGGGATTTTGTATTGTAGATATAGGACATTATGAAACAGAACATTTTTTTGGAGAGATTATAAAAAAAGAATTAGAAGAATTTGAAGGAATAGAAATTATAGAATTTAATGATATTCCTGTGTTTAATAAAATTTAG